In Sphingomonas sp. JUb134, the sequence AAGCTCCCAAGCGTCGCCAGCCGCTCGAGCACCCGCCGCGTCGGGAAGATCAGGTGCGCGCGTCCAGCCTCCGCATCGGCCAGGACCTGCGCCGCGCCCGCCCAGAAGGCGCGCGCCGTCTCGGTCCCGTCTTCCACGGGTGTCGGCGCATCCTCGGGCGCCGCTGCCAGGAAGAAGTGCGTGTCGAACAGGCGCGCGACCAGCCGCTCCGGCTGCCAACGCGCAAAGGGCACCAACCGCTCCGGCGCGATGCGATGGCGTCCCAGCACCGCCGACAGCGGCTCGCCCGCATGCAGCCGCGCCCGCATCGCCTGGAGGTCGCCCGTGTCCGGCTGCGGATCGAGCCCCACCGCCAGCCCGACTTCCTCGATCGTCTCGCGGATCGCCGCCGCCTTCGCCGCCACCGCT encodes:
- a CDS encoding NUDIX hydrolase, whose translation is MPDLPQPIPAATLIVMRDAPGAPELLMVERSAQMAFAGGALVFPGGRIDPGDVAFATELGDAAVAAKAAAIRETIEEVGLAVGLDPQPDTGDLQAMRARLHAGEPLSAVLGRHRIAPERLVPFARWQPERLVARLFDTHFFLAAAPEDAPTPVEDGTETARAFWAGAAQVLADAEAGRAHLIFPTRRVLERLATLGSFAAAAAHAAAYPVRTITPWIERRDGIDQLCIPDDLGYPVTAEPLAKAHRR